A genomic stretch from Lathyrus oleraceus cultivar Zhongwan6 chromosome 2, CAAS_Psat_ZW6_1.0, whole genome shotgun sequence includes:
- the LOC127118299 gene encoding uncharacterized protein LOC127118299 isoform X2 yields MKRKKWSELEEQTLLSKYSDLLRNGTLTKLKTREKKFKPIADHLNAVHHLHDSATFPFKWSWRDVSIKVQNMRHQYIGVKHKIRISSQSQSQSKSHQFNWNDGVNHWGNFLNYKQVFGFGVDESDDGDDEGGGDDSDGDVSEEELKRLGLGVLKLREVMVKREEKRREREFLKEKGEWKRDGFEFKRRECCCSERELELEMEMEMEERELRWGKKEVEKRVRLEKELEEEKRRRKKVEEKMEEEEMEWRERMVAMQIEHEKQMMQMHAEACHNQMQVLGVMARILCQFFGSGNDGLAGAGLGTLPPQVLHHGGGLGSVKPDASSPSEFM; encoded by the exons ATGAAGCGAAAAAAATGGTCAGAACTAGAAGAACAAACCCTACTCTCAAAATACTCCGACCTTCTCCGTAACGGCACATTAACCAAACTCAAAACTCGCGAGAAAAAGTTCAAACCAATCGCCGATCATCTCAACGCCGTTCACCACCTTCACGACTCAGCCACCTTCCCTTTCAAATGGTCCTGGCGTGACGTTTCCATCAAAGTTCAGAACATGCGTCATCAGTACATCGGGGTTAAGCACAAGATCCGTATCTCTTCTCAATCTCAATCTCAATCTAAATCTCATCAGTTTAATTGGAATGACGGTGTTAATCATTGGGGGAATTTTCTCAATTATAAACAAGTTTTCG GGTTTGGAGTTGATGAGTCTGATGACGGTGACGACGAAGGCGGTGGCGATGATAGTGATGGTGATGTTAGTGAAGAAGAATTGAAGAGATTGGGGTTGGGGGTTTTGAAATTGAGGGAGGTTATGGTGAAGAGGGAAGAGAAGAGGAGGGAGAGAGAGTTTTTGAAGGAGAAAGGAGAGTGGAAGAGGGATGGATTTGAGTTTAAGAGAAGGGAATGTTGTTGTAGTGAGAGGGAATTGGAATTGGAGATGGAGATGGAGATGGAGGAGAGGGAGTTGAGATGGGGGAAAAAGGAGGTTGAGAAGAGGGTGAGGTTGGAGAAGGAGCTTGAGGAGGAGAAGAGGAGGAGGAAGAAAGTGGAGGAGAAGATGGAGGAAGAGGAGATGGAGTGGAGGGAGAGGATGGTGGCGATGCAGATCGAGCACGAGAAACAGATGATGCAGATGCATGCAGAGGCTTGTCATAATCAAATGCAAGTTCTTGGAGTTATGGCGAGAATACTTTGTCAGTTCTTTGGTTCAGGAAATGATGGATTGGCTGGTGCTGGATTAGGGACATTGCCTCCGCAGGTGTTGCATCATGGTGGTGGTTTAGGGAGTGTGAAACCCGATGCCAGTTCGCCTTCCGAGTTTATGTAG
- the LOC127118299 gene encoding stress response protein NST1 isoform X1, protein MKRKKWSELEEQTLLSKYSDLLRNGTLTKLKTREKKFKPIADHLNAVHHLHDSATFPFKWSWRDVSIKVQNMRHQYIGVKHKIRISSQSQSQSKSHQFNWNDGVNHWGNFLNYKQVFGDVQIDPKPNCNSNDNNDCNSASCDLGFGVDESDDGDDEGGGDDSDGDVSEEELKRLGLGVLKLREVMVKREEKRREREFLKEKGEWKRDGFEFKRRECCCSERELELEMEMEMEERELRWGKKEVEKRVRLEKELEEEKRRRKKVEEKMEEEEMEWRERMVAMQIEHEKQMMQMHAEACHNQMQVLGVMARILCQFFGSGNDGLAGAGLGTLPPQVLHHGGGLGSVKPDASSPSEFM, encoded by the coding sequence ATGAAGCGAAAAAAATGGTCAGAACTAGAAGAACAAACCCTACTCTCAAAATACTCCGACCTTCTCCGTAACGGCACATTAACCAAACTCAAAACTCGCGAGAAAAAGTTCAAACCAATCGCCGATCATCTCAACGCCGTTCACCACCTTCACGACTCAGCCACCTTCCCTTTCAAATGGTCCTGGCGTGACGTTTCCATCAAAGTTCAGAACATGCGTCATCAGTACATCGGGGTTAAGCACAAGATCCGTATCTCTTCTCAATCTCAATCTCAATCTAAATCTCATCAGTTTAATTGGAATGACGGTGTTAATCATTGGGGGAATTTTCTCAATTATAAACAAGTTTTCGGTGATGTTCAAATTGATCCTAAACCTAATTGTAATAGTAATGATAATAATGATTGTAATTCTGCTTCTTGTGATTTAGGGTTTGGAGTTGATGAGTCTGATGACGGTGACGACGAAGGCGGTGGCGATGATAGTGATGGTGATGTTAGTGAAGAAGAATTGAAGAGATTGGGGTTGGGGGTTTTGAAATTGAGGGAGGTTATGGTGAAGAGGGAAGAGAAGAGGAGGGAGAGAGAGTTTTTGAAGGAGAAAGGAGAGTGGAAGAGGGATGGATTTGAGTTTAAGAGAAGGGAATGTTGTTGTAGTGAGAGGGAATTGGAATTGGAGATGGAGATGGAGATGGAGGAGAGGGAGTTGAGATGGGGGAAAAAGGAGGTTGAGAAGAGGGTGAGGTTGGAGAAGGAGCTTGAGGAGGAGAAGAGGAGGAGGAAGAAAGTGGAGGAGAAGATGGAGGAAGAGGAGATGGAGTGGAGGGAGAGGATGGTGGCGATGCAGATCGAGCACGAGAAACAGATGATGCAGATGCATGCAGAGGCTTGTCATAATCAAATGCAAGTTCTTGGAGTTATGGCGAGAATACTTTGTCAGTTCTTTGGTTCAGGAAATGATGGATTGGCTGGTGCTGGATTAGGGACATTGCCTCCGCAGGTGTTGCATCATGGTGGTGGTTTAGGGAGTGTGAAACCCGATGCCAGTTCGCCTTCCGAGTTTATGTAG
- the LOC127121164 gene encoding MYB-like transcription factor 4, with translation MRKPCCDKENINKGAWSKQEDQKLIDYIQVHGEGCWGSIPKAAGLYRCGKSCRLRWLNYLRPDIKRGIFDQDEEDLVIKLHALLGNRWALIAGRLPGRTDNEVKNYWNSHIRRKLIKMGIDPNNHKLHKGLPSINPHVSNAGTSSICDEAMNKDINNNSNNKLSFNKSFDAMRKIEASKNNSSSSLNLDLTIALPSKDCESQRTRDMDTDTDIDLNC, from the exons ATGAGAAAGCCTTGTTGTGACAAAGAAAACATCAATAAAGGTGCTTGGTCTAAGCAAGAAGATCAAAAGCTTATTGATTATATACAAGTTCATGGTGAAGGATGTTGGGGATCCATTCCTAAAGCTGCTG GGTTGTATCGTTGTGGCAAAAGTTGTAGACTAAGATGGTTAAACTACTTACGACCAGATATCAAACGTGGaatctttgatcaagatgaagAAGATCTCGTCATTAAACTACATGCCCTCCTTGGCAATCG GTGGGCACTCATTGCTGGAAGATTGCCAGGACGTACAGATAATGAGGTGAAGAACTATTGGAATTCTCATATTCGTAGAAAGCTCATAAAAATGGGAATTGATCCAAATAATCACAAGCTACACAAAGGCTTACCTAGTATTAATCCTCATGTTTCTAATGCTGGCACATCATCAATATGTGACGAGGCCATGAACAAAGATAtcaataataatagtaataataaacTCTCCTTCAACAAATCGTTTGATGCTATGAGAAAGATAGAAGCATCGAAAAATAATTCTTCGTCCTCTTTGAATCTTGACTTAACCATTGCTTTACCTTCAAAGGATTGTGAGTCTCAGAGGACTAGAGATATGGATACGGATACAGATATTGATCTTAATTGTTAA